The Phycisphaerae bacterium DNA window ACGGTCGCAAGGGCCTTTTCCCCTTCATCGTCGCCGGTCATCCGGACCTGGAGACGACGATCCGGCTGATTGCCCGCTTTCAGGAACTGGGCGCATCGGGGATCGAGGTGGGCTTTCCCTTCACCGACCCGGTCGCCGACGGTCCGGTCATCCAGACCGCCTTCAACCACGCCCTCGACGCCGGCGTCACCGTCGAGAAGATCTTCGACGCCTTTGGCAAGGCCCGCGACCGGATCCGCATTCCGCTGCTGGCCATGGTCTCGGTCTCGATCGTCTTTCGCATCGGCGTCGACGCGTTCCTCGACCGCGCCGGCGAGGCGGGTTTCTCGGGCCTCATTATCCCTGACCTCTCGTTGGAAGAGGCCGCCACGGTCAAGGAAAAGGCAGAGGCCCGCGATCTGCGGCTGGCCATGCTCGTTTCGCCGACCAGCCCTACGGGCCGCCAGGACCGGATCGCCAAGACCGCTTCGGGTTTCATCTACTACATGTCGGTGGCTGGAGTGACCGGCGAGCGGACCAAGCTCCCGCCGGAACTGGCGGACAACGTGCGGCGGCTCAAGGACGTCTCGGGCATGCCCGTCCTGGTCGGCTTCGGCATCAAGGATCCCGATCAGGTGCGGCAGGTCTGCTCCGTCGCCGACGGGGCCATCGTCGGCAGCGCGTTTGTCCGGCGGATCACCGACGCCGTTGCCGCCGGCGCCCCATCCGAACACGTCGTCGATCAACTGAGCCTCTATCTCAACGACCTGCTAAGCGGCCTGCCTGACGCGTGATCTCTCACTTGCCTCGCCACCGCGGGCCGACGCGGAACGGACGGAGCACCCAAGGCAGGAGATACCGATGACCGGATACTACATCATCTTCGAATCGGTCGGCAGGGCGGTGCTCAAGGAATTCGAGGTCCGGAAGCCCAAAGCGGGGGAAGTTCTCCTGGAAAACCACTACACCGTGGTCAGCGCGGGCACGGAACGGGCCAACCTGCTGAACCTGCCGAACACCTCGATGCAGTTTCCCTACTATCCCGGATATTGTGGCGTCGGACGGGTGATCGCTGTGGGCGAAGGGGTCGAAAACGCCCGGATCGGCGACCGCGCCCTGGCGAACTTCTCCGGTCACCGTTCGCACGCCATCCAGAAAGCAGCCGGCCTGACCGTGGTCGATGACGACCGTATCGAGTTGCTGGACGCGGCGTTCGTGGTGATCGCCGCGATGGCGTTGCAGGGCGTCCGCAAGCTCCGGCTCGAGTTGGGCGAATCCGTGATGGTGATCGGGCTGGGGTTGCTCGGCGTCTTCGCCGCCCAACTGGCGGCCCTCGACGGGGCGATCCCGGTAATCGTCTCGGACTTCGACCGCAAACGGCGCGAACTGACCCTGACGCTGGGGGCGGACCATGCCTTTTCGCCGGATGAGGATGACCTTCCCGAGAAAGTCAGGGAGCTGACCTACGGCAAGGGGCCTGATGGCGTCGTTGAGGTAACCGGCGCCGCCGCGGCCCTCCAGCAGGCCCTGGCCTGCGTGGCGTGGAAAGGGCGGATCAGCCTCCTCGGCTGCACCCGCGTCTCCGATGCCAATATCGATT harbors:
- a CDS encoding tryptophan synthase subunit alpha, whose amino-acid sequence is MNRIDAAFNELNENGRKGLFPFIVAGHPDLETTIRLIARFQELGASGIEVGFPFTDPVADGPVIQTAFNHALDAGVTVEKIFDAFGKARDRIRIPLLAMVSVSIVFRIGVDAFLDRAGEAGFSGLIIPDLSLEEAATVKEKAEARDLRLAMLVSPTSPTGRQDRIAKTASGFIYYMSVAGVTGERTKLPPELADNVRRLKDVSGMPVLVGFGIKDPDQVRQVCSVADGAIVGSAFVRRITDAVAAGAPSEHVVDQLSLYLNDLLSGLPDA
- a CDS encoding zinc-binding alcohol dehydrogenase — encoded protein: MTGYYIIFESVGRAVLKEFEVRKPKAGEVLLENHYTVVSAGTERANLLNLPNTSMQFPYYPGYCGVGRVIAVGEGVENARIGDRALANFSGHRSHAIQKAAGLTVVDDDRIELLDAAFVVIAAMALQGVRKLRLELGESVMVIGLGLLGVFAAQLAALDGAIPVIVSDFDRKRRELTLTLGADHAFSPDEDDLPEKVRELTYGKGPDGVVEVTGAAAALQQALACVAWKGRISLLGCTRVSDANIDFYQHVHKRGVSLIGAHTFVRPEVESSPGYWTAQDDFRTLLALIAAGRLKVRPIVSEVVSPRQAPGIYRRLADEKDPPLGIVFDWTGTR